A single Micromonospora luteifusca DNA region contains:
- a CDS encoding leucyl aminopeptidase, translating into MTSPRTTNLSLVDTDPAELAVDAIVIGVHSQPGEQGATSGLAGTLLLASGAESIAAAFDGKLTETLALLGATGGPGEVIKLATLGTVTAPLVAAVGLGPEPSGAAPAPETLRRAAGSAIRALAGASKVALALPLPDDSDASAELRAVAEGALLGGYRFAGYKTRPQPTRREPVAEVLVAVPDAGDAGAQAEVVRAQVVADAVRLTRDWVNTAPNELRPPSFADAVADAARAAGLGVEVLDEAALAAGGYGGIVAVGQGSEAPPRLVKLTYTPEGGGNGKRVALVGKGITFDTGGISIKPAQGMWEMKSDMGGAAAVGAAMLAIAALKPTVAVSAYLPMAENMPSGTSYRPGDVITMFNGKRVEVLNTDAEGRMVLGDAIARACADGTDYLFETSTLTGGQVVALGKRVAGVMGTPELCERVQVAGDAVGEPAWPMPLPEDVRKGMESDVADISQVNAGMDRAGHMLQGGVFLREFVTDDVAWAHIDIAGPSYHSGEPTGYWTKGGTGVPVRTLVQLVEDVAANG; encoded by the coding sequence GTGACATCACCCCGCACCACCAACCTGAGCCTGGTCGACACCGACCCGGCCGAGCTCGCCGTCGACGCGATCGTGATCGGCGTGCACAGCCAGCCCGGAGAGCAGGGCGCCACCAGCGGCCTCGCCGGCACCCTGCTGCTCGCCAGCGGCGCGGAGAGCATCGCCGCCGCCTTCGACGGCAAGCTGACCGAGACGCTGGCGCTGCTCGGCGCGACCGGTGGGCCGGGTGAGGTCATCAAGCTGGCCACGCTGGGCACGGTGACCGCCCCGCTGGTGGCCGCAGTCGGGCTCGGCCCGGAGCCGTCGGGTGCCGCCCCGGCGCCGGAGACGCTGCGTCGGGCCGCGGGTTCGGCGATCCGGGCTCTGGCCGGTGCGTCCAAGGTCGCGCTGGCCCTGCCGCTGCCCGACGACTCGGACGCGTCGGCTGAGCTGCGCGCGGTCGCCGAGGGCGCGCTGCTCGGCGGGTACCGGTTCGCCGGCTACAAGACCCGCCCCCAGCCGACCCGGCGGGAGCCGGTGGCCGAGGTGCTCGTCGCGGTGCCGGACGCCGGAGACGCGGGTGCCCAGGCGGAGGTCGTCCGGGCACAGGTGGTGGCGGATGCGGTCCGGCTCACCCGGGACTGGGTGAACACCGCACCGAACGAGCTGCGTCCGCCGTCGTTCGCCGACGCGGTCGCCGACGCCGCCCGTGCCGCGGGCCTCGGCGTCGAGGTGCTGGACGAGGCGGCGCTGGCCGCCGGTGGGTACGGCGGCATCGTCGCGGTCGGCCAGGGCTCGGAGGCCCCGCCCCGGCTGGTGAAGCTCACCTACACGCCGGAGGGCGGCGGTAACGGCAAGCGGGTCGCGCTGGTCGGCAAGGGGATCACCTTCGACACCGGCGGCATCTCGATCAAGCCCGCGCAGGGCATGTGGGAGATGAAGTCCGACATGGGGGGCGCGGCTGCGGTGGGCGCGGCCATGCTCGCGATCGCCGCTTTGAAGCCGACGGTGGCGGTCAGCGCCTACCTGCCGATGGCGGAGAACATGCCGTCGGGCACCAGTTACCGGCCGGGTGACGTGATCACCATGTTCAACGGCAAGCGGGTCGAGGTGCTCAACACCGACGCCGAGGGCCGGATGGTCCTGGGCGACGCCATCGCCCGCGCCTGTGCGGACGGCACCGACTACCTGTTCGAGACCTCGACCCTGACCGGCGGCCAGGTGGTCGCGCTGGGTAAGCGGGTCGCTGGTGTGATGGGCACTCCGGAGCTGTGCGAGCGGGTCCAGGTGGCCGGCGACGCGGTCGGCGAGCCCGCCTGGCCGATGCCGCTGCCGGAGGACGTGCGTAAGGGCATGGAGTCCGATGTGGCGGACATCTCGCAGGTCAACGCCGGGATGGACCGGGCCGGTCACATGCTGCAGGGCGGGGTGTTCCTGCGCGAGTTCGTGACCGACGACGTGGCGTGGGCGCACATCGACATCGCGGGGCCGAGTTACCACTCCGGCGAACCGACCGGTTACTGGACCAAGGGCGGCACCGGCGTGCCGGTCCGCACGCTGGTGCAGCTCGTCGAGGACGTCGCGGCCAACGGCTGA
- the lpdA gene encoding dihydrolipoyl dehydrogenase translates to MSEPNEATFDIVILGGGSGGYATALRAVQLGLKVALVEKGKLGGTCLHNGCIPTKALLHAAEIADQARESEQFGVKAELIGIDMAGVNSYKDGVIARLYKGLQGMLKGNKAITIVEGHGKLVGKNVVEVDGKRYTGRNVVLASGSYAKSLPGLEVDGERIITSDHALTMDRVPSSVIVLGGGVIGVEFASVWKSFGVDVTIVEALPRLVAAEDEESSKALERAFRKRKINFKVGKPFEKVEKTESGVKLTISGGETVEAELLLVAVGRGPNTANLGYEEQGVKMDRGYVLTDERLRTSVPNVYAVGDIVPGLQLAHRGFQQGIFVAEEIAGQTPAVIDEVGIPRVTYCDPELASVGLTEAKAKEQYGADKVKTYNYNLGGNGKSQILKTTGFVKLVRVEDGPVVGVHMIGARVGELIGEAQLIYNWEAYPAEVAQLVHAHPTQNEALGEAHLALAGKPLHAHA, encoded by the coding sequence GTGAGCGAGCCGAACGAAGCGACCTTCGACATTGTCATTCTCGGAGGTGGCAGCGGCGGCTACGCGACCGCGCTGCGCGCCGTCCAGTTGGGCCTGAAGGTCGCGCTGGTCGAGAAGGGCAAACTCGGCGGCACCTGCCTGCACAACGGCTGCATCCCGACGAAGGCGCTGCTGCACGCGGCCGAGATCGCCGACCAGGCCCGCGAGTCGGAGCAGTTCGGTGTGAAGGCCGAGCTGATCGGCATCGACATGGCCGGGGTCAACTCGTACAAGGACGGCGTGATCGCCCGCCTCTACAAGGGCCTGCAGGGCATGCTGAAGGGCAACAAGGCGATCACCATCGTCGAGGGCCACGGCAAGCTGGTCGGCAAGAACGTGGTCGAGGTCGACGGCAAGCGCTACACCGGCCGCAACGTGGTCCTGGCCTCCGGCTCGTACGCCAAGAGCCTGCCGGGCCTGGAGGTCGACGGCGAGCGGATCATCACCAGTGACCACGCGCTCACGATGGACCGGGTGCCGTCGTCGGTGATCGTGCTCGGTGGCGGCGTGATCGGCGTCGAGTTCGCCAGCGTGTGGAAGTCCTTCGGTGTGGACGTGACGATCGTCGAGGCGCTGCCCCGACTGGTCGCCGCCGAGGACGAGGAGTCGTCCAAGGCGTTGGAGCGGGCGTTCCGCAAGCGGAAGATCAACTTCAAGGTCGGCAAGCCGTTCGAGAAGGTCGAGAAGACCGAGAGCGGCGTCAAGCTGACCATCTCCGGCGGCGAGACCGTCGAGGCCGAGCTGCTGCTGGTCGCCGTGGGTCGCGGCCCGAACACCGCCAACCTCGGGTACGAGGAGCAGGGCGTCAAGATGGACCGCGGCTACGTGCTGACCGACGAGCGGCTGCGCACCAGCGTGCCGAACGTCTACGCGGTTGGCGACATCGTGCCCGGCCTCCAGCTCGCGCACCGGGGCTTCCAGCAGGGCATCTTCGTGGCCGAGGAGATCGCCGGGCAGACCCCCGCCGTGATCGACGAGGTCGGCATCCCGCGCGTCACCTACTGCGACCCGGAGTTGGCGTCGGTGGGTCTCACCGAAGCCAAGGCCAAGGAGCAGTACGGCGCCGACAAGGTCAAGACGTACAACTACAACCTGGGTGGCAACGGCAAGAGCCAGATCCTCAAGACCACCGGCTTCGTGAAGCTGGTCCGGGTCGAGGACGGCCCGGTGGTCGGCGTACACATGATCGGCGCCCGGGTGGGTGAGCTGATCGGTGAGGCGCAGCTCATCTACAACTGGGAGGCCTACCCGGCCGAGGTCGCCCAGCTCGTGCACGCCCACCCGACCCAGAACGAGGCCCTGGGCGAGGCGCACCTGGCCCTCGCCGGCAAGCCGCTGCACG